A region of Etheostoma cragini isolate CJK2018 chromosome 2, CSU_Ecrag_1.0, whole genome shotgun sequence DNA encodes the following proteins:
- the c2h6orf120 gene encoding UPF0669 protein C6orf120 homolog, with protein sequence MMLRCSALVLALVLVLVLVLALLPSRARGLLSLAEDDGGDGVPEEWTLLHVVQGHIGAGNYSYLRLNHDGRIILHMRSLKGDADLYVSDKTLRPSFDTYKLQSATCGQDVVVVPGDLVRPVGIGIYGHPSHRESEFEMRVFYDQAVPHDPFERGPDASEDGDKRRTSAQATEDEEDDYQEEESIFWTILIGLLKIILEILF encoded by the coding sequence ATGATGCTGCGCTGCAGCGCCCTGGTCCTCgccctggtcctggtcctggtcctggtcctcgCCCTGCTGCCGTCCCGAGCCCGGGGCCTCCTGAGTCTCGCCGAGGACGACGGCGGCGACGGCGTCCCCGAAGAGTGGACCCTGCTGCACGTGGTCCAGGGCCACATCGGGGCCGGGAACTACAGCTACCTGCGCCTCAACCACGACGGCAGGATCATCCTGCACATGCGGAGCCTGAAGGGGGACGCGGACCTCTACGTCTCGGACAAAACCCTGAGGCCCAGCTTCGACACCTACAAGCTGCAGTCGGCCACCTGCGGCCAGGATGTGGTGGTGGTCCCCGGGGACCTGGTCCGGCCCGTGGGCATCGGCATTTACGGCCATCCGTCTCACAGAGAGAGCGAGTTCGAGATGCGGGTGTTTTACGATCAGGCGGTTCCCCACGACCCGTTCGAAAGGGGCCCGGACGCGTCGGAAGACGGAGACAAGAGAAGGACGTCGGCCCAGGCGAcggaggacgaggaggacgaCTATCAGGAGGAGGAGTCGATCTTTTGGACAATTCTAATTGGACTTTTGAAGATTATACTTgagattttgttttga